A portion of the Streptomyces erythrochromogenes genome contains these proteins:
- a CDS encoding ATP-binding protein: MSAMGTLPASLGPVTELVGRELEAAMLRERLRDPLVRLVTVTGRAGVGKSRLALEVVREIGGEFGRVEVLDAGAPDTPSALTAVTAVTGLAGPCSPSARGGEPGRFLLLLDGCDHEARAGAAAALEALAGDPRVVVLATAVEPLGVYGELLLPLAPLPVPGPVRGPAGGAAADPQELAEVASVELFVRRARAADPAFALTLENAGAVAEICTLLDGLPLAVELAARRLRLLPPHLLPVRLRDRTTVLSGGPANAPERHRSLAALAEWSCRGLDAPARALLGRLAVYEPGFGLSAAGLSAEPAVDTLMDRGLLVVVGEEQGELRLAVSEPVRSHAREVLAQAGEEDAARDAHAERYRTLVGSAQAGLGGTGQDHLLRELAAEGANVTAALRRLRERGDGEAAAALVLGCRLPWLAQGRLREGLEWCDESDGAGGAVLPEAVRARLADMSGVFALALGDPQEAVRRHRRALALGKGVGDRRQNALVSAHLGAALLAAGDPPGARAVLVTALSALESMGVTGGAAGAAASLAGVLRAEGDRRRAQELLDRAVEALRRTRDGRGLAGALRTEAALALDGDEPARADRALRESLRLYGEVGERSELPGLLEEFSLLLMRTAPAQRPRTVRLLAAADTLRAETGAAVADEWRSAAERARTDLGARLDWTDFAVAWAEGVRMTAPQAVAEALAAPAPARRPTTGPAPEDQSLTPRQVQVALLVSEGMTNRQIAARLDISEWTVVNHVRQVMRRLGCSSRVQVAGAVGRWT; this comes from the coding sequence ATGAGCGCGATGGGCACCCTGCCGGCATCGCTCGGCCCGGTGACGGAGCTCGTCGGCCGGGAGCTGGAGGCGGCCATGCTGCGCGAGCGGCTGCGGGACCCCCTGGTACGGCTGGTGACGGTCACCGGGCGGGCCGGGGTGGGCAAGAGCCGGCTGGCGCTGGAGGTCGTGCGGGAGATCGGCGGGGAGTTCGGCCGGGTGGAGGTCCTCGACGCCGGGGCGCCGGACACGCCTTCGGCACTGACCGCAGTGACCGCAGTGACCGGGCTGGCAGGACCGTGTTCGCCGTCCGCGCGGGGCGGGGAGCCCGGCCGGTTCCTGCTGCTGCTCGACGGCTGCGACCACGAGGCGCGTGCGGGCGCCGCCGCGGCCCTGGAGGCCCTCGCCGGTGATCCGCGGGTGGTGGTGCTGGCCACGGCCGTGGAACCGCTCGGGGTGTACGGGGAGTTGCTGCTGCCGCTGGCCCCGCTGCCGGTCCCCGGACCCGTGCGCGGTCCGGCCGGCGGGGCCGCGGCCGATCCGCAGGAGCTCGCGGAAGTGGCCTCGGTGGAGCTGTTCGTACGGCGGGCCCGGGCCGCCGACCCGGCCTTCGCGCTCACCCTGGAGAACGCCGGGGCCGTCGCCGAGATCTGCACGCTGCTGGACGGTCTGCCGCTCGCCGTCGAACTCGCCGCGCGCCGACTGCGGCTGCTGCCCCCGCACCTGCTGCCGGTACGGCTGCGGGACCGTACGACCGTCCTGTCCGGCGGGCCGGCGAACGCGCCCGAGCGGCACCGCTCGCTGGCCGCGCTCGCCGAATGGAGCTGCCGCGGCCTGGACGCCCCGGCCCGCGCCCTGCTGGGCCGGCTGGCCGTGTACGAGCCGGGCTTCGGCCTGTCGGCGGCGGGGCTGTCGGCCGAACCGGCCGTGGACACGCTGATGGACCGCGGCCTGCTCGTCGTGGTGGGCGAGGAGCAGGGGGAACTGCGCCTCGCCGTCTCCGAGCCCGTACGCTCCCACGCGCGCGAGGTGCTGGCCCAGGCGGGCGAGGAGGACGCCGCCCGGGACGCGCACGCCGAGCGCTACCGGACGCTGGTGGGCTCCGCGCAGGCCGGGCTCGGCGGGACCGGCCAGGACCACCTCCTGCGGGAGCTGGCGGCCGAGGGCGCCAACGTGACCGCGGCCCTGCGGCGGCTGCGCGAGCGGGGCGACGGCGAGGCGGCTGCCGCCCTGGTCCTCGGCTGCCGCCTGCCCTGGCTGGCGCAGGGAAGGCTGCGGGAGGGCCTGGAGTGGTGCGACGAGAGCGATGGGGCGGGCGGTGCGGTGCTGCCGGAGGCCGTGCGGGCCCGTCTCGCCGACATGTCCGGCGTCTTCGCGCTGGCCCTGGGCGATCCGCAGGAGGCGGTCCGCCGCCACCGCCGCGCCCTCGCCCTGGGCAAGGGCGTGGGCGACCGGCGGCAGAACGCCCTCGTCTCCGCGCACCTCGGCGCCGCCCTGCTGGCGGCCGGCGATCCGCCGGGGGCGCGGGCCGTGCTGGTGACCGCGCTCAGCGCGCTGGAGTCGATGGGCGTCACCGGGGGTGCGGCCGGTGCGGCCGCTTCGCTGGCCGGCGTCCTGCGCGCCGAGGGCGACCGGCGCCGGGCCCAGGAGCTGCTGGACCGGGCGGTGGAGGCGCTGCGGCGGACCCGGGACGGGCGGGGCCTCGCGGGTGCCCTGCGCACGGAGGCCGCGCTCGCCCTCGACGGCGACGAGCCGGCCCGGGCCGACCGGGCGCTGCGGGAGAGCCTGCGGCTCTACGGGGAGGTCGGCGAGCGGAGCGAACTGCCGGGGCTGCTGGAGGAGTTCTCCCTGCTGCTGATGCGCACCGCGCCCGCCCAGCGGCCGCGGACGGTACGGCTGCTGGCCGCGGCCGACACCCTGCGCGCCGAGACAGGCGCCGCGGTGGCGGACGAGTGGCGCTCGGCGGCCGAGCGGGCCCGTACGGATCTCGGCGCCCGCCTTGACTGGACGGACTTCGCGGTGGCCTGGGCGGAGGGCGTACGGATGACCGCGCCGCAGGCGGTGGCGGAGGCTCTGGCGGCGCCCGCGCCCGCGCGCCGCCCGACGACCGGACCGGCCCCCGAGGACCAGTCGCTCACCCCGCGCCAGGTCCAGGTGGCGCTGCTGGTCTCGGAAGGCATGACGAACCGTCAGATAGCGGCCAGGCTGGACATATCCGAGTGGACCGTGGTCAACCACGTACGGCAGGTCATGCGCCGCCTGGGCTGCTCCTCGCGGGTGCAGGTCGCGGGGGCGGTGGGCAGATGGACCTGA
- a CDS encoding AMP-binding protein — translation MDLTSPAGTARTAGRPGRAAARPLDLAPPAEVAARFRAAGRWRGETFLDDLYRTAARAPQRPAIVSERAHRPAGRRLVTVTYAQLAAYVDRFAAALSSLGVVAGDPVAYQLPNWWETTALTLACLRIGAVAVPVLPTVRARGLHRILDGTRARICVVPDVWEGFAHAEALADLAGRLPWLRHRVVVGDAAATGAVDFTAYFRRTAHERTAAGLRSGPRGGRADRPALLISVMGLRDSYTSVLHSPNTLYANISAQSAPDGPGRRPGEAFLSTLPLTSLASLIYTVCWPLAVGGTGVFQDVWDPGRCLDLMAAAGVDQVYAEPAYLAELVTAQRRRPRAARRLRLVLSGGRTSTPAPLAEELREVFGVPVLSVWGAPELGMGALSGSGGGDRDGDGVRPLGGLEVSAAHAGSALEVRGPSVCLATWRHGAPAPVATWEHGDGWLDTGDLAAADRDGGIRVLARAGTRTGAIFMVPVSEVEERLLAHPRVREAAVVAYTDPEHGELPCAVVVPAAEDGPPGPAELREHLVSLGVAEAFLPTRLEIVGALPRDDRGRLRREALRSWLTRLRPGTPRPTPT, via the coding sequence ATGGACCTGACGAGCCCGGCGGGCACCGCCCGTACGGCCGGCCGCCCGGGGCGCGCCGCCGCGCGGCCGCTGGACCTGGCGCCGCCCGCCGAGGTCGCGGCCCGGTTCCGGGCCGCCGGCCGGTGGCGCGGGGAGACCTTCCTGGACGACCTGTACCGTACGGCCGCCCGTGCGCCGCAGCGCCCCGCGATCGTCTCCGAGCGCGCCCACCGCCCCGCCGGCCGGCGCCTGGTCACGGTCACCTACGCCCAGCTCGCCGCGTACGTGGACCGGTTCGCCGCCGCCCTGTCGTCCCTCGGTGTCGTAGCGGGCGACCCGGTCGCCTACCAGCTGCCGAACTGGTGGGAGACCACGGCCCTCACCCTGGCCTGCCTGCGGATCGGCGCGGTCGCGGTGCCGGTGCTGCCGACCGTGCGGGCCCGCGGCCTGCACCGGATCCTGGACGGCACCCGGGCGCGGATCTGCGTGGTGCCCGACGTCTGGGAGGGCTTCGCGCACGCCGAGGCCCTGGCGGACCTGGCCGGGCGGCTGCCGTGGCTGCGCCACCGCGTCGTCGTGGGGGACGCGGCGGCGACCGGAGCGGTGGACTTCACCGCGTACTTCCGGCGGACCGCGCACGAACGCACGGCGGCGGGCCTGCGCAGCGGGCCGCGCGGCGGACGGGCCGACCGGCCGGCCCTGCTGATCAGCGTCATGGGGCTGCGGGACTCCTACACCTCGGTGCTGCACTCCCCCAACACCCTGTACGCCAACATCTCCGCCCAGAGCGCGCCCGACGGGCCCGGACGGCGGCCGGGCGAGGCCTTCCTCAGCACCCTGCCGCTCACCTCGCTGGCCTCCCTGATCTACACGGTGTGCTGGCCGCTGGCCGTGGGCGGGACCGGGGTGTTCCAGGACGTGTGGGATCCGGGCCGGTGCCTGGACCTGATGGCGGCGGCCGGGGTGGACCAGGTATACGCCGAACCGGCCTACCTCGCCGAGCTGGTGACGGCGCAGCGCCGCCGGCCCCGGGCGGCGCGGCGGCTGCGGCTCGTACTGTCGGGGGGCCGCACGAGTACGCCGGCGCCGCTCGCCGAGGAGCTGCGCGAGGTGTTCGGGGTACCGGTGCTCTCCGTGTGGGGGGCTCCCGAGCTGGGGATGGGCGCGCTCTCCGGGAGCGGTGGCGGGGACCGGGACGGTGACGGGGTCCGGCCGCTGGGCGGGCTGGAGGTGTCGGCCGCGCACGCGGGCTCGGCGCTGGAGGTCCGCGGCCCGTCGGTCTGCCTGGCCACCTGGCGGCACGGCGCCCCGGCGCCGGTGGCGACCTGGGAGCACGGGGACGGCTGGCTGGACACGGGTGACCTGGCGGCGGCCGACCGGGACGGCGGGATACGGGTCCTGGCCCGGGCCGGCACGCGGACCGGCGCCATTTTCATGGTGCCGGTCTCCGAGGTGGAGGAGCGGCTGCTGGCCCACCCCCGGGTGCGGGAGGCCGCGGTGGTGGCCTACACCGACCCGGAGCACGGTGAGCTGCCGTGCGCCGTCGTGGTCCCGGCCGCCGAGGACGGCCCGCCGGGACCGGCCGAGCTCCGCGAGCACCTCGTCTCCCTGGGCGTCGCGGAGGCCTTTCTGCCCACCCGGCTGGAGATCGTCGGGGCGCTGCCCCGCGACGACCGCGGCCGCCTGCGCCGAGAGGCCCTGCGGAGCTGGCTGACCCGCCTCCGCCCGGGCACCCCCCGACCTACCCCGACCTGA
- a CDS encoding polyprenyl synthetase family protein, which yields MTTTHDQPWRTASPGELRDAMLDRVEEELAKLLAQEHRGRRTSDPRSAVLVMGVAELIQAGGERARPAICLTGYLAAGGDPEAEDALAAAAALELLDTCWVIRADVRDNTPLRRGIPTLHISHAAEHERNGWRGEPRRFGEGTAVLAGDLTLAYGDRLAAGLPPGARTLWDDLRVERAIGSHMEAAAATEYLDDAWPGQCLDGCATGCGAGWYGLRHALLIGAALAGRDDVREAYEEYARALHAAWRIRGFLGGGPGFDGDAQFLRDVFFDAQARERAEETIAALVVRADKAVAGARIAPAWRDELGALAREIAG from the coding sequence ATGACCACAACACACGACCAGCCGTGGCGCACCGCGTCGCCCGGAGAGCTCCGCGACGCCATGCTCGACCGGGTCGAGGAGGAGCTGGCGAAGCTCCTCGCGCAGGAGCACCGCGGCCGGCGCACCTCCGATCCGCGCAGCGCCGTCCTGGTGATGGGGGTGGCCGAGCTCATCCAGGCCGGCGGCGAACGCGCCCGCCCCGCCATCTGCCTCACCGGATACCTCGCCGCCGGCGGCGACCCCGAGGCGGAGGACGCCCTCGCGGCGGCCGCCGCCCTCGAACTCCTCGACACCTGCTGGGTGATCCGCGCGGACGTACGGGACAACACCCCGCTGCGCCGCGGCATCCCGACCCTGCACATCAGCCACGCCGCCGAACACGAGCGCAACGGCTGGCGCGGCGAGCCGCGCCGGTTCGGCGAGGGCACCGCCGTGCTCGCGGGCGACCTCACCCTCGCCTACGGGGACCGGCTCGCCGCCGGACTGCCGCCCGGGGCCCGCACGTTGTGGGACGACCTGCGCGTCGAGCGGGCGATCGGCTCGCACATGGAGGCCGCCGCGGCCACCGAGTACCTCGACGACGCCTGGCCCGGCCAGTGCCTCGACGGCTGTGCCACCGGCTGCGGCGCGGGCTGGTACGGGCTGCGCCACGCGCTGCTGATCGGCGCCGCGCTCGCGGGCCGCGACGACGTCCGCGAGGCCTACGAGGAGTACGCGCGAGCCCTGCATGCGGCCTGGCGGATCCGCGGGTTCCTCGGCGGGGGCCCGGGCTTCGACGGCGACGCGCAGTTCCTGCGCGACGTGTTCTTCGACGCCCAGGCGCGGGAACGGGCCGAGGAGACGATAGCGGCGCTCGTGGTCCGCGCCGACAAGGCCGTGGCCGGAGCCCGGATCGCACCCGCATGGCGCGACGAACTCGGCGCCCTCGCCCGCGAGATCGCCGGCTGA
- a CDS encoding helix-turn-helix transcriptional regulator: protein MLPFRRAEELSLLEALLDGCAEGNAGLLLVEGAVGCGKSEFLETAAAHAENLGALVLRAGGSAAERGRALGVLRRLAADAPPGALPVPSSPDEAEDPLALRDLAVAVRELSTTAPVVICVDDLHHVDEPSGRHLLHLAHATRRAPVLLVLAASPHEHHDPLLRTELLRLPHFVRLRLRRLTPDAVHALLPGRTEAQAAQLHEASGGNPLLLRALLQDPQGRPGDAYAQAVLACLHRCGPATPELAGAIAVLDGLATPAHLARLSGTAETTAARALTALEDAGLLAPAGRQGLRHPAARAAVLDGMDPAARSALHAEAARLAHAAGAADTEVAGQLLAARDTRPEWSLPVLRSAADRHAAEGDTDRAAALLGLAHEACPDATSRAEVDIRLGVVLGRTDPAAAEHRLAAPLAAATAGQLGPRALAPLARALAAQGRVDESADVLERLAADGARRGAAPGGDPLDGLSAFPRWAAGRRRPPAEPGSHPAVRTTGTTGTTVHPAALWALPVEAEEGAAARSAELFLRGATLAEGTVEPVAQALRTLLHLDGAARALPWCEEFAHQAARRGATGWLAVFAGLTAEARLRLGDLTGAAETAEGALRAAPARGTSVLLGALAGTLARAYTAMGRLEEAETVLTRPAPAEHAGGVHGLAYLRARGHHALATSRFHAALGDFLDIGRHAKLWGLDRPRVLPWRADAAEALLRLGEAHRAERFLADQLTTRDAADPWVRGTSLRLRASLRGPGERQAMLARAVDDLQRSGDKYELARAMADFGQALREAGEPARAAMVQRKAWHLAKTCGADALRERILPGHTEDDTDEAGGTGTPDAGLVASLSESERRVALLAVHGHTNREIAKKLYITVSTVEQHLTRVYRKLNIPGRQALPVDLDPAGAGERA, encoded by the coding sequence ATGCTGCCGTTCCGCCGTGCCGAGGAACTGTCCTTATTGGAAGCGCTGCTCGACGGCTGCGCCGAAGGAAATGCCGGATTGCTCCTCGTGGAAGGGGCCGTCGGCTGCGGAAAGAGCGAATTCCTCGAAACGGCCGCCGCGCACGCCGAGAACCTCGGCGCCCTCGTGCTGCGGGCCGGCGGCAGCGCCGCCGAACGCGGCCGCGCCCTCGGCGTCCTGCGCCGGCTGGCCGCCGACGCCCCGCCCGGCGCGCTGCCCGTGCCGTCGTCGCCGGACGAGGCCGAAGACCCCCTGGCCCTGCGGGACCTGGCCGTCGCCGTCCGCGAACTGAGCACCACCGCACCCGTGGTGATCTGCGTGGACGACCTGCACCACGTCGACGAGCCCTCCGGCCGCCACCTGCTCCACCTCGCGCACGCGACCCGCCGCGCCCCCGTCCTGCTGGTCCTGGCGGCGTCCCCGCACGAACACCACGACCCGCTGCTGCGCACCGAACTCCTGCGCCTTCCCCACTTCGTCCGCCTGCGCCTGCGGCGGCTCACCCCCGACGCCGTCCACGCCCTGCTGCCCGGCCGCACCGAGGCGCAGGCCGCCCAGCTCCACGAGGCCAGCGGCGGCAACCCGCTGCTGCTGCGGGCCCTGCTCCAGGACCCGCAGGGCCGGCCCGGCGACGCCTACGCCCAGGCCGTCCTCGCCTGCCTGCACCGCTGCGGCCCCGCCACCCCCGAACTGGCCGGTGCGATCGCCGTACTGGACGGCCTGGCCACGCCCGCGCACCTCGCACGGCTCAGCGGCACCGCCGAGACCACCGCCGCCCGCGCCCTCACGGCCCTGGAGGACGCCGGACTGCTCGCCCCCGCAGGGCGCCAGGGGCTGCGCCACCCGGCCGCCCGGGCCGCCGTGCTGGACGGGATGGACCCCGCCGCCCGGTCGGCCCTGCACGCGGAGGCCGCCCGGCTGGCGCACGCGGCGGGCGCTGCCGACACCGAGGTCGCCGGACAGCTCCTCGCCGCACGCGACACGCGCCCGGAGTGGTCCCTGCCCGTCCTGCGCTCCGCCGCGGACCGGCACGCGGCCGAGGGGGACACCGACCGGGCCGCGGCACTGCTGGGGCTCGCCCACGAGGCATGCCCGGACGCCACCTCCCGCGCCGAGGTGGACATCCGGCTCGGCGTCGTGCTGGGCCGCACCGACCCGGCCGCCGCCGAACACCGCCTCGCGGCCCCCCTGGCCGCCGCGACCGCCGGGCAGCTCGGTCCGCGCGCCCTCGCCCCCCTGGCCAGGGCACTGGCCGCGCAGGGCCGCGTCGACGAGTCCGCCGACGTACTGGAACGCCTGGCGGCCGACGGTGCACGGCGCGGCGCCGCCCCCGGAGGCGACCCTCTGGACGGCCTGTCGGCGTTCCCCCGGTGGGCCGCGGGCCGCCGGCGTCCCCCTGCGGAGCCCGGTTCGCACCCGGCCGTCCGGACCACCGGGACCACCGGGACCACCGTCCACCCGGCGGCCCTGTGGGCGCTCCCCGTCGAGGCGGAGGAGGGCGCCGCAGCCCGCTCGGCCGAGCTGTTCCTACGGGGCGCCACCCTCGCCGAGGGCACCGTGGAACCGGTGGCCCAGGCCCTGCGCACCCTGCTCCACCTGGACGGCGCTGCCCGGGCACTGCCCTGGTGCGAGGAGTTCGCCCACCAGGCGGCCCGGCGCGGAGCCACCGGCTGGCTGGCCGTGTTCGCGGGACTCACCGCCGAGGCCCGGCTGCGCCTGGGCGACCTGACGGGCGCCGCGGAAACCGCCGAGGGGGCCCTGCGGGCGGCGCCCGCCCGGGGCACCAGCGTGCTGCTCGGCGCACTGGCGGGCACCCTGGCGCGGGCGTACACCGCGATGGGCCGGCTGGAGGAGGCGGAGACCGTCCTGACCCGGCCCGCGCCCGCGGAGCACGCGGGAGGCGTGCACGGACTGGCGTACCTGCGAGCCAGGGGCCACCACGCCCTGGCGACGAGCCGCTTCCACGCGGCCCTCGGCGACTTCCTGGACATCGGCCGGCACGCGAAGCTCTGGGGCCTGGACCGGCCCCGGGTCCTGCCCTGGCGCGCGGACGCGGCCGAGGCCCTGCTCCGGCTCGGCGAGGCGCACCGGGCCGAGCGCTTCCTCGCGGACCAGCTCACCACACGGGACGCCGCCGACCCCTGGGTGCGCGGCACCTCCCTGCGGCTGCGGGCGTCCCTGCGTGGCCCCGGGGAACGCCAGGCGATGCTGGCCAGGGCCGTCGACGACCTCCAGCGCTCGGGCGACAAGTACGAACTGGCCCGCGCCATGGCCGACTTCGGACAAGCCCTGCGCGAGGCCGGCGAACCGGCGCGGGCGGCCATGGTCCAGCGCAAGGCCTGGCACCTCGCGAAGACCTGCGGGGCCGACGCCCTGCGCGAGAGGATCCTCCCCGGCCACACCGAGGACGACACCGACGAAGCGGGCGGGACCGGGACCCCGGACGCCGGACTGGTCGCGAGCCTCAGCGAGTCGGAGCGGCGGGTGGCGCTGCTCGCGGTGCACGGCCACACCAACCGGGAGATCGCCAAGAAGCTCTACATCACCGTCAGCACGGTGGAGCAGCACCTCACCCGGGTCTACCGCAAGCTGAACATCCCCGGCCGGCAGGCGCTGCCGGTCGACCTCGACCCCGCGGGCGCCGGAGAGCGCGCCTGA
- a CDS encoding metallophosphoesterase family protein, which yields MGISDLHVGFPENRRIVEDLYPDSPADWLIVAGDVSESLDDLRWVLDLLTRRYATVVWAPGNHELWTVRDDPEPLRGEARYRRLVEICRSFGVHTPEDPYPVWSGPGGPLVVAPLFLLYDYSFRTRTAATREQALEQAYEAGVVCSDEFMLHPDPYASREAWCRARVAATEARLAACGPDLRTVLVNHFPLVRAPTDVLRHPEFAQWCGTELTADWHVRFRAAAVVYGHLHIPRTTWYDGVRFEEVSVGYPREWQRPGHPRNIPRRIFPAPGRGD from the coding sequence ATGGGTATCAGCGACCTCCATGTCGGATTCCCGGAGAACCGCCGGATCGTCGAGGACCTCTATCCCGACAGTCCCGCCGACTGGCTCATCGTGGCCGGCGACGTGAGCGAGTCACTCGACGATCTCCGGTGGGTGCTCGACCTCCTCACCCGGCGCTACGCCACCGTGGTGTGGGCGCCCGGCAACCACGAACTGTGGACCGTCCGGGACGACCCCGAGCCCCTGCGCGGCGAGGCGCGCTACCGGCGGCTCGTCGAGATCTGCCGGTCCTTCGGCGTGCACACACCGGAGGACCCCTACCCCGTCTGGTCCGGGCCCGGCGGCCCGCTCGTCGTGGCCCCGCTCTTCCTGCTGTACGACTACAGCTTCCGCACGCGCACCGCCGCCACCAGGGAACAGGCCCTGGAACAGGCCTACGAGGCCGGGGTGGTGTGCTCCGACGAGTTCATGCTGCACCCCGACCCCTACGCCTCCCGCGAGGCCTGGTGCCGGGCCCGGGTCGCCGCCACCGAAGCGCGGCTGGCCGCGTGCGGCCCCGACCTGCGCACGGTCCTCGTCAACCACTTCCCGCTGGTCCGCGCCCCCACGGACGTACTGCGCCACCCCGAGTTCGCCCAGTGGTGCGGCACCGAGCTCACCGCCGACTGGCACGTCCGCTTCCGGGCCGCCGCCGTCGTCTACGGCCACCTGCACATCCCGCGCACCACCTGGTACGACGGCGTCCGCTTCGAGGAGGTCTCCGTCGGCTACCCGCGCGAGTGGCAGCGGCCCGGCCACCCGCGGAATATCCCCCGCCGGATCTTCCCGGCCCCCGGACGCGGGGATTGA
- a CDS encoding 4'-phosphopantetheinyl transferase family protein, with amino-acid sequence MLTKLLPANVATAEATTDPADVFLYPEEEYLVRNAVPKRRLEFGTVRWCARRAMGELGLPPAPVVPGRRGVPQWAPSVVGSMTHCAGFRGAALARSAEFASVGVDAEPNAPMPEGVLDSIALPRELDLIAGLERTEPGVAWDRLLFSIKEAVYKTWFPLTGQELDFTDALVGVDPVRETFHARLLPDPETLSPAGPTAFDGRWSAERGVLLSAIAVPAGRPAAVGAPVRRSAPRICRAGSAS; translated from the coding sequence GTGCTCACAAAGCTCCTGCCCGCGAACGTCGCGACCGCCGAAGCCACCACCGACCCCGCCGACGTCTTCCTCTACCCCGAGGAGGAGTACCTCGTCCGCAACGCCGTACCCAAGCGGCGTCTGGAGTTCGGCACCGTCAGGTGGTGCGCCCGCCGTGCCATGGGAGAGCTGGGGCTGCCCCCGGCCCCCGTGGTGCCGGGCCGGCGCGGTGTCCCGCAGTGGGCGCCCTCGGTCGTCGGGTCCATGACCCACTGCGCCGGCTTCCGGGGCGCGGCGCTGGCCCGCTCCGCCGAGTTCGCCTCGGTCGGGGTGGACGCGGAGCCCAACGCCCCCATGCCGGAAGGGGTCCTCGACTCGATCGCGCTGCCCCGGGAGCTCGATCTGATCGCCGGACTGGAGCGGACGGAGCCCGGTGTGGCGTGGGACCGGCTGCTCTTCAGCATCAAGGAGGCCGTCTACAAGACCTGGTTCCCGCTGACGGGCCAGGAACTCGACTTCACGGACGCACTGGTGGGCGTGGACCCGGTGCGCGAGACCTTCCACGCCCGGCTGCTGCCGGACCCCGAGACCCTCTCCCCGGCCGGGCCGACCGCCTTCGACGGTCGCTGGTCGGCGGAGCGGGGCGTACTGCTGAGCGCGATAGCGGTGCCGGCCGGCAGGCCGGCCGCCGTCGGCGCTCCGGTACGCAGAAGCGCTCCCCGCATCTGCCGTGCGGGGAGCGCTTCGTGA
- a CDS encoding LuxR C-terminal-related transcriptional regulator, producing the protein MFAGEGSDSGFAELDDVSAAAYGLAVEYGRFERERIAEQLSLTPEEIARVEQVLSGVRLLQAMPGNPSELTPVTPDVAAASLVAPAERHIRDLQQAVTDVRAKLLSLTPLYFEGRRVRNRLEAFDVITDVSRIQSMLNHLTQSCQSEMLTVQPGGARPAYALAQARESALTTLSRGVRIRTIYQHTARNDLPTRSYVREVSEQGAEIRTADEVIDRLIIYDREVAFLPERSAGDRTPGAAIVREPTLVAFLCSVFEYLWDGASPYVVDSQRSPASSDELKWSIIRLMTKGYKDEMVARRLGMSVRTCRRHIAEITEELEATSRFQAGYNAARQEMLAGGSVPS; encoded by the coding sequence ATGTTTGCAGGGGAGGGCTCGGATTCAGGGTTCGCCGAGCTGGACGACGTCAGTGCCGCGGCATACGGCCTGGCCGTCGAGTACGGCCGCTTCGAGCGGGAACGGATCGCCGAACAGCTGTCGCTGACGCCCGAGGAGATCGCCCGGGTGGAACAGGTGCTGAGCGGGGTCCGCCTGTTACAGGCGATGCCGGGCAACCCCTCCGAGCTGACCCCCGTGACGCCCGACGTCGCGGCCGCGTCCCTGGTCGCGCCCGCCGAACGGCACATACGCGACCTCCAGCAGGCGGTCACGGACGTCCGGGCCAAGCTGCTGTCCCTGACGCCCCTGTACTTCGAGGGCCGGCGGGTGCGCAACCGGCTGGAGGCCTTCGACGTCATCACCGACGTCTCCCGCATCCAGTCGATGCTCAACCACCTCACCCAGAGCTGCCAGAGCGAGATGCTCACCGTCCAGCCCGGCGGGGCCCGCCCCGCGTACGCGCTGGCGCAGGCCCGGGAGTCCGCGCTGACGACCCTCTCGCGCGGGGTGCGGATCCGCACCATCTACCAGCACACCGCCCGCAACGACCTGCCGACCCGCAGCTACGTGCGCGAGGTCAGCGAACAGGGCGCGGAGATCCGTACCGCCGACGAAGTCATCGACCGGCTGATCATCTACGACCGGGAGGTGGCCTTCCTGCCGGAACGGTCCGCCGGCGACCGCACGCCCGGTGCGGCGATCGTGCGCGAGCCCACCCTGGTGGCGTTCCTGTGCTCGGTCTTCGAGTACCTGTGGGACGGGGCGAGCCCCTATGTGGTGGATTCCCAACGGTCCCCCGCCTCCTCCGACGAGCTCAAGTGGTCGATCATCCGGTTGATGACCAAGGGCTACAAGGACGAGATGGTCGCCCGGCGGCTCGGCATGTCCGTGCGCACCTGCCGCCGCCACATCGCCGAGATCACCGAGGAGCTGGAGGCCACCAGCCGCTTCCAGGCCGGCTACAACGCAGCCCGGCAGGAGATGCTGGCCGGGGGGTCGGTGCCCTCCTAG